The Streptomyces tubercidicus DNA segment CGGACGGCGAGTTGGGCGTGCGGGAAGTAGGCCCGGCCCATCGCGGTCAGCCGCACCCCGCGCGTCAGCCGCTCCAGCAGCGGGCCGCCGACCGTCCGCTCCAGCGCCTTGATCTGGTGCGAGAGCGCGGACTGGGTGACATGCAGTGCCTCGGCGGCGCGAGTGAAGGACTCCTGCTCCACGACCGCGACGAGGTACTCCATCTGCCGCAGACTCATGCCCGCCCCTCCCGGTGCGCTCGGCCCCTCATGACGCGCCATACGGGAGCCCCACCCCATGTGGGGCCCATGAAGGCTCATGAAGATTCTTCATCACCTCCATGGAAACATTGCCTTGGACTCATCACCGCAGGTGGGCGGAGTCTAATCGCATGAGTGAGACAGACGTGAACACACCGGACGTCATCGTCATCGGCGGCGGCACCGGCGGCTACAGCACCGCCCTGCGTGCCGCGTCCCTGGGGCTGCGGGTGGTGCTGGCCGAACGCGATCTGATCGGCGGCACCTGTCTGCACCGCGGCTGTATCCCCAGCAAGGCCATGCTGCACGCGGCCGAGTTGGTGGACGGTATCGCGGAGGCCCGCGAGCGGTGGGGCGTCAAGGCCACCGTCGACTCCCTGGACTGGCCGGCCCTGGTGGCCACCCGTGACACCATCGTCGCCCGCAACCACCAGGGCGTGGCGGGGCACTTGCGGACGGCGGGGGTGCGGGTCGTCCAGGGCACGGCACGGCTGACCGGACCCCGTACGGTCCATATCGAGGGCGCCGGGGAGGTCACCGCCCGCCGCGGCATCGTGCTGGCCACCGGGTCCCGGCCGCGGCTGCTGCCCGGCCTGTCCGCGGACGGCCGACGGGTGGTGACCAGCGACGACGCGCTGTTCGCGGCCGGGCTTCCGGCGTCCGTGCTGGTCCTGGGCGGCGGTGCGATCGGCGTCGAGTATGCGTCCTTCCACCGTTCCATGGGGGCGGAGGTCACCCTGGTCGAGGCGGCCGGGCGGCTGCTTCCGTTGGAGGACGAGGACGTCGGCCGTCATCTGGCGCGCGGGCTGAAGAAGCGCGGTATCGCGGTCCGTACGGGCTCGGCACTGACCGGGACCGAACTGCTGCCGGACGGGATACGGGCCACGGTGCGCACCCCGAAGGGCGAGGAGCTGGTGATCGAGGCCGAGCGGCTGCTGGTCGCGGTGGGGCGGGTCCCGGTGACGGACGGGCTGGACCTGGCGGCGGCCGGACTGGCGGCGGACGAGCGGGGGTTCGTTGCGCCTGCGGACTGGTCACGGCTGGAAACCGCCGTGCAGGGCATCCACGTGGTCGGCGACCTGCTGCCGCCGCCCTCCCTGGGGCTGGCCCACGCCTCGTTCGCGGAGGGCCTGTTGGTGGCCGAGACGCTGGCGGGCCTGCCGTCGCGGGCGGTGGACTACGCGGCGGTGCCACGGGTGACGTACTCCTCGCCGCAGACCGCCTCGGTCGGCCTGACCGAGGCCGAGGCGCGCGCCCGCGGCCTGGACATCACGGTGAACACCATGCCGCTGGCCGCCACCGCCAAGGGCATGGTGCACGGTCAGGGCGGCATGGTGAAGGTGATCGCGGCGGCGGACGGGGCGGACGGCGAGGCTACCGGCGCGGTCCTCGGGGTCCATCTCGTCGGGCCGCACGTCTCGGAGATGATCGCGGAGAGCCAGCTGATCGTGGGCTGGGACGCCGAACCGGCCGATGTCGCCCGGCACATCCATGCCCATCCGACCCTCTCCGAGGCGGTCGGCGAGACGTTTCTGACGCTGGCGGGGCGGGGGTTGCATCAGCACTGAGCGGGCCCGCGCCCGGATCCGCCCGGCGCACCCACCGGCCCCGCCCTTCACTCCGTCAGGACGTAGTCCACCTGGCCGAAGGTGATGTGGTCGCCGGGGCCGACCGGTACCTCGCCCACCACCCGGCGGCCGTTGACGCAGGTGCCGTTGGTGGAGCCGAGGTCGCGCAGCAGCCAGCCCTTGTCGGCGCTGCGGAGTTCGGCGTGGGCGCGGGAGACCGTCTCGTGGCTGAGGCGCAGGCCCGCGCCGGGGGCACGCCCTATGAGCAGCGGGAGCGGGCCCGGCTCGGGCAGCAGCAGCTTCGGGAGTCGCTCCGTACGCCAGGCGCGGCGCACCCGGAGGTGGAAGGCGGACACCCGGCCCACCACTCGCAGGACGGCGCCCTGGACCTTGCCGCGGCTCGCCAAGTCGGCGGTGACCAGGTCGAGTTCGGACTGCTGTTGGGCGGTCAGAACGAGTTCCAGGCGCCGCAGGAAGGTGTCCTGGGACAGCCGTCCCTGCGCCGCGCCGTCGCGCAGCAGATCGAGGGCGCGTTCCCGGTCGGCGTCCGACGGGCGCGCCGGACGCGCAGGGAACTGGAGCGAAGTCATGCCGTGATTCTCGGGCCACCGCGAGCCGCTGTCCAGGTGAGGTAGGTGCGCAGGGCACAGGTGGCCAGGACCGCGGACTCGCCGGAACGGCCCAGTGGGGTGGCGCGATGTCGGCCCGTATCGCCACGTCGGGCTGTCGGGTGGCGCGGCGGCGTGCTTTCGTCAGGGACCGGGACCGAACGAAGGAGGACGGCCGTGCTGTTCGAGGTGTGGGCTCCGGAGGCCGGGCGGGTCGCTCTCCAGTGGGCGGGGGACCGGGCGGGCGAGCCACCGGTCCCGATGGAGCGGGACCCCGGCCGCGCGGGCTGGTGGCGGGCCGAGGCGCCGGCCCGGGACGGCGACCGGTACGCCTTCCGGCTGGACGGCGGGCCGCCGCTGCCCGATCCGCGCGCCGCCCGGCTGCCGGAGGGCCCCGGCGGGCCCGCCGCGGTCGTCGTACACGACCGGTTCGGCTGGCGGCACCCGTGGCCCGGCCGCCCGCTGCCCGGTGCGGTCCTCTACGAGCTGCACATCGGGACCTACACCCCCGAGGGCACCTTCGACGCCGCCGCCGCGCGGCTGCGCCACCTCGCCGACCTGGGCATCACCCATATCTCCCTGATGCCGGTCTGCCCGTTCCCCGGCACCCATGGGTGGGGGTACGACGGGGTCGCCCCCTGGGCGGTGCACGAACCGTACGGCGGGCCGGAGGGGCTCAAGCGGTTCGTGGACGCGGCGCACGGGCACGGGCTGGGGGTGGTGCTCGATGTGGTGCACAACCACCTCGGCCCGTCCGGCAACCACCTCCCGGCGTTCGGGCCGTACTTCACCGACACCCACCACACCCCGTGGGGCGCGGCGGTCAATCTCGACGCCCCCGGTTCCGACGAGGTGCGCGCCTACTTCCTCGCCAGTGCGCTCTCCTGGCTGCGCGACTACCGACTCGACGGACTGCGGCTGGACGCCGTGCACGCACTGCACGACGACCGCTCCCCGCACTTCCTGGCCGCGCTGTCCGCCGCCGTCGACGCGCTGGCCGGGCGGCTGCGGCGCCCGCTGTTCCTGGTCGCCGAGTCCGACCTCAACGATCCGCGCACCACCGCGCCCAGGGCGGGCGGCGGGCACGGTCTGCACGCCCAGTGGAACGACGACTTCCACCACGCCCTGCACACCGCGCTCACCGGCGAATCCCAGGGCTACTACGGGGACTTCGCACGGGCCCCGCTCGCCGCCCTCGCCAAGACGCTCACCGGCGGCTTCTTCCACGACGGTACACACTCCACCTTCCGCGGCCGCAGGCACGGCGCGCCGCTGGATCTGCGGGTGACCCCCGCGTACCGGCTGCTGGCCTACGCCCAGACGCACGACCAGATCGGCAACCGCGCGCTCGGCGACCGGCTCGCCGCCGGGCTCTCCCCCGGCCTGCTCGCCTGTGCCGCCACGCTGGTGCTGTGCGCGCCGTTCACCCCGATGCTGTTCATGGGCGAGGAGTGGGGCGCGACCACCCCGTGGCAGTACTTCACCGATCACCAGGATCCGGAGCTGGCGGAGGCGGTACGGGAGGGGCGGCGGCGCGAGTTCACCGCGCACGAGTGGGCCGGTGCCGCCGGTGACTGGCCCGACCCGCAGGACCCGGCCACCCGCGACCGCTGCGTCCTGGACTGGACCGAACCGGCCCGGGAGCCGCACACCGCGCTGCTGGCCTGGCATCGCACGCTGCTGGCGCTGCGTCATGAGCTGCCCCCGCTGACCGACCCGGACCCCCGGCACACCGCCGTCCGCTACGACGAGGCGGCCCGCTGGCTCCTGCTGCGACGCGGCCCGCTCCGGGTGGCGGTCAATCTCTCGCGCGACACCACGGCCGACATCCCGGTCGGCGACGACGACGGGGGCGGCGGGGCCGACAGCGGGGCCGGCCGCGGGGCCGGCCGCGGGGCCGGGCTCCAGGCGCTGGCGGGCTGGCCCGGCGCCCGGCTCCCCGGCGCGGACGGGGTGCTGCGGCTGCCCCCGGAATCGGCGGTGGTGCTCGGCCCGTAGGGTCGCCTCGTGCCATCACCACCCACCAGGCCGATCGCCCGAGCGTCCACCGCAGGGCCATCTGCTGGACACTGTGTCTATGCCCCTGCATCTCTCCGACCTGCTGGCCCGGCCCGATCTCCGGCTGTCGGCCGCCTACGACGTGCCGCCGCCGCTGCTGGCCCGCACGATCGAGGCGGCGACCGTCTCGGATCTGCCGGCGCCGGGGAAATGGCTGCAGGGCGGCGAACTCCTGATGACCATCGGCCTGTTGCTGCCGGAGGATCCGGTCGCGTGCCGGGCGTACGTACGGGATGTGGCCGAGGGCGGGGCGGCCTGTCTGGCGCTCGGTCTGGGGCAGGGACTGCCGTACCAGGAGGCGCCGGAGCCGCTGACGGCCGCGGCCGAGGAGGCCGGGCTGCCGCTGCTGACGGTGCCGGACGGGGTGCCGTTCATCGCCGTCACCAAGGCGGTCTTCGAGGCGCGGGCCGAGGAGCAGCGCGAGCGGCTGCAGCGGGCGTTCGCGACCCAGCGGCGGCTGACGGCGGCGGCGACCGGCGACGGGCTGCGGCCGATGCTGGCGGAGTGGACGGCCGCCACCGGGGTCGGCGCGGCGGTCTTCGACCCGCTGGGGCGGCTGCTCGCGGCGGCCGAGCGGGCGCAGCGGACGCCGCCGGCCGCGGCCCGGGACCTGATTGAACGGGTCGCCGCGCGCGGACTGCGCGGCAGCGCGTCCAGCACGGCCGCCGGGCAGCAGCTGGAGGTGCAGCCGCTGGGGGCGCGCCGGCTGCGGGGGCTGCTGCTGCTCAGCGGCCGTCCGGACGATGCCGCCCGCTCGGTCGTCCCCGGGCTGGTCTCGCTGCTGTCCCTGGAGCTGGAGCGCCGTCATCTGCGCGATGAGCCGGAGCGCCGCCGCAGGTCGGCGCTGCTGTCCGAGCTGCTGGCCGAGGAGGATCCGGCCCCCGGGCGGGCCCGGGACATGCTGCGGTCGGCGGGGCTGACGGCCGAGCGGGTGCGGGGGGTCGTGGTGGCGACGGAGGCCGATGCGGGTGCGGGCGGCGCCGACGGCGCGGGCGGTCGTACGGCGGGGGCCGGGGCCGGGGCGGCAGAGGGGACGGCGGACGGCACGGCGGACGGGACGGACGGCCCCGCGCAGGAGATGGCCGCCGATCTGGCGCTGGCGATGCCCGGTGGCCTGGTCAGGGTCGTGGACGGAGCGCCGGGCGCGGTCATCGAGGCGGTGGTCGGCGAGGATCTGGACATCCGCGATGTGCTCGCCCGCTTCGCCCCGCGCTGCCCGGCCGGTATCGGCCCGGCCACCGCCCCAGAGGCGGTACGGGTGTCGCTGCGCCAGGCGACGGGCCTGCTCGCCGTCAGCCGGTCCAGCGGCGAGCCCGCCGAGGCCCGGCAGAGCCAGGCCAGCCGGCTCCTGCTCGACCTGGGCGACCGCCGCACGCTGCAGGGCTACGCCGACACCGTGCTCGGCCCGCTCGATCTCGCGGACAACGGCGAGGAGTTGACGGCGACCCTCGCGGCCTGGCTGGAGACCGGCGGCGCCTGGGACGCCACCAGCCGGCGGCTCGGCGTCCACCGGCACACCGTACGCAACCGCCTGGACAAGGCCATGGACCTCACCGGCCGGCGCCTCGACGACCCCGACGACCGCTTCGACCTGTGGCTGGCCACCCGTATCCGCCGCGGCGACGCCTCCGCCACCGGGGCAGGCGGCCGGCCGACGCCCCCGCCAGGCCGGTGACGCGCCGCACCTCACCCCGTCCGCGCTTCACTCTCGCGCCCGCACCGTCTTTACTTCGAAGATGACCTACGAGATCCGCACCCACACCCCCGGCGCCGCCGGAGCCGCCGACGGTTCCTCGCACGGCGGCGGACGCGGCAGATTGGTGGCCGTCAGCGATCTGCATGTCCGTTACAAGGAGAACCGCGACATCGTCGAGGGGATAAGACCGGAGTCCGACGACGACTGGCTGCTGGTCGCCGGTGATGTCGGGGAGTTCGTCTCCGACATCCGCTGGGCGCTCTCGCTGCTCAGCAGCCGGTTCGCCAAGGTGGTGTGGGTGCCCGGCAATCACGAGCTGTGGACCCCGGCGCAGGATCCGGTGCAGCTGCGCGGTGTGGCGCGCTACGAGCATCTGGTGGACATCTGCCGGGAGTTGGGCGTCCTGACCCCCGAGGACCCGTATCCGGTCTGGGAAGGCGACGGCGGCCCGGTCGTCATCGCCCCGCTGTTCCTCCTCTACGACTACACCTTCCGGCAGCCGGGAGTGACGTCCAAGAAGGCGGCGCTGGCACGGGCGGAGCAGGCGGGGGTGGTCTGCACCGACGAGCACTTTCTGCATCCGGACCCGTATCCGACCCGGGAGGCGTGGTGCCAGGCGCGGGTGGCCGCCACGGAGGCCCGGCTCGCCGCCGTTCCCGAGGAGCTGCCCACCGTGCTCGTCAACCACTGGCCGGTGGTGCGCGAGCCCACCCGGCCCCTGTGGTACCCGGACTTCGCGCTGTGGTGCGGTACGGAGTCGACCGCGGACTGGCCGCGCCGCTTCCGTGCCGCCGCCGTGGTCTACGGCCACCTGCACATCCCGCGGCTGCTGACGCTGGACGGGGTACCGCACCAGGAGGTGTCGCTCGGCTATCCGCGGGAATGGCAGCGCCGGGCCGCCGCGCCGGGCCGGCCGGTCCAGATCCTGCCCCTGCCGGCCACGGTCGCCTCCGGCACCCCCGGGAGCCCGGCATGATCGACAAGCTGCTGCCGGCCCCGATCAGGACCGCCGAGGCATTCGAGGACGCGCCGCTGTCCGAGATGTTTCCCGAGGAGCTGGCACAGGTGGCCAACGCCGTGCCCAAGAGGCAGCGGGAGTTCGGCACCGTACGCGGCTGCGCCCGCCGGGCACTGGCCGAACTGGGCTTCCCGCCCGCGCCGCTGCTGCCCGGCCCCAACCGGGAGCCGCAGTGGCCGGCGGGTGTCGTCGGCGCCATGACGCACTGCGCCGGCTACCGCGCCGTGGCGGTGGCCCGCGCGGCGGAGGTCCGGACGATCGGCCTGGACGCGGAGCCCAATCTGCCCGTGAACGACCCCGGGGTGGTCGACCTGGTCACCCTCCCCGAGGAACGCACCCAGCTCCGCCGGCTGGCCGCGCTGCAGCCCGAAGTGTGCTGGGACCGCCTGGTGTTCAGCGCGAAGGAGAGCGTCTACAAGGCGTGGTTCCCGCTCACCCGCCGCTGGCTCGACTTCGAGGAGGCGCTGCTCACCCTGGACCCGACGAACGCCACCTTCACCGCTCAACTACTCGTCCCCGGACCCGTGGTTGACGGCAGGGAACTCACCGAGTTCAGCGGCAAGTGGCTCGTCGGCTCGGGTTTCGTGGTGACGGCGGTGGTGGAAATGGTGTGACGGGGACGGCCGCGGGGGTGGCGCCCGCGTCCCCGCGGCCGTCGGTCCCCCATCTGTCGCCGAATGACGGACCGGCCGCGGAGCTGTCCACTTCTTGCGGTACTTTCGTGGCCCGTCAGTATGTTTTGAAGGGTAATCAGCCGACTCATGCAAGAGCACTCCGATACCCTCGGTGGGGCCAGGCCCTCCGATACCGAGCTGGTCCAGCGCATCCGTGCGGCGGCCCGGACCGGTGGCCGGGCTGCGGCCGGTCCGCATGGCGCCCAGGCTCCGGACGGCACCACCGGGGCGGCTGAGGAAGCCCTCCACGAATTCCACCGACGGCACTATGCCGCCGTGCTCGCCCAGGCCCGCGACTGCTGCCGGTCCTCCCAGGCGGCAGCGGATCTGACGAAACAGGCCATCGACGCCGTCCTCCGCTCCCCCGGACCGGCAGCGGGTTCCGACGCGGACTGGCGGAAGACGTTGCTGACCGCCGTACGGGACACCGCCGCCGCCTGGCACCGGACGTCCCGGGACACCGAGCTGCGCGACGACTTCCCGTCCTGGCTGGCCGCGCGGATGGAGGGGGAGCGGCCGCCGCCCGCCGACGGTCAACGGGCCTCCCCCGGCGGCGCATTCGCCCCCGCCGGGCCGCCGGTGCCTCCGCCGTCCGCCGCACCGCCCCGCACCAAGGGCTCCCGGCTCTCACCGGCGCGTCTGGCCGTGCTCGCGTCCGCGGTGGCCGTCGCCGTCCTGGCCGGCGTCGCCATATCCGCCGGCTCCCGGGTCAGCTCGGCGCACCACGACACCTCGGCCGACAGCCCCGAACAGTCCGATTTCCCTTCGGCGCCCCCTCCGGACCGGTCGCCGAGCGCCGATCCCAAGGGTTCGGCGACCGCCTCCCGCTCGGCGCCGGGCTCCCCGGACCCCACCCACAGCAAGGCGTCGAAGCGCCCGAAGCCACGGCACCCGTCGTCGAAGCCGTCGCGCTCCTCGCGTCCGGGCGGCAAGACCAAGCCGCCGGCCGGCCAGACCACCGCGCTGACCACCCGGATGTGGACCTCCAGCTCCAGCACCTTCTCGCCGGCGCGACAGAACACCAGCATCGACGGACATCCCCTGACCATCCACGGAACCGGCTACCCCCAGGGGCTGGGGGCACACGCCAACAGCGAGGTCACCTACCACCTCGGCGGCGAATGCACCTCCCTGAGCGTGGATGTGGGCCTCGACGACGAGGTGGCCGCGAACGGCTCCGTGGTCTTCCAGATCTACCGGGACAGCACGCTGGTCGCCGACAGCGGGCTGATGACGGTCGGTCAGCCCGCCAAGCGCCTCACCGCGGACCTCACCGGCGGCAACGACCTGCGCCTGGTGGTCACGGACGGGGGGAACGGAAACGACTCCGACCACGCCGACTGGGGCGGCCCCGCCATCACCTGCCGCTGATCCGGCTGCTGACGCCTCGTCAGGATCCTGACCGGCCCCTATCGGCCCTTGTGACCGCGCTGAGGCCGCGGTCCAGCACGGAGTCCGGGAGGAGTCGCGACAGCGTCGCGGCCGCCCACGCATCGGGGCCTACGCAGTAGCGGGTCCGGGGCCGCGGAGCGGTCAGCGCCCGGAAGACGGTACGTGCGAAGTCCTCCGGCCGGGTGCTGCTCGACTGCGCCCGCTGCTCATTCATCCGCAGGAACTGTTCGAAGGGCGCCCGGTAGCGGCCGGCGATGTCTTCGGGGCCCTTGTTCAGGATCTCCTCACCGGCCTCCCGCACCTTGTCCCAGATCGGGGTCGCGATCGCGCCCGGCTTCACGACCGAGACCGAGACGCCGAAGGGCCGCAGCTCGCGGCGGAACGCGTCGCTCATTCCCTCCTTCGCGAACTGCCCCGTCGCATAGGCGCCGAGGTAGGGCATCGCCACGCTGCCCATACCCGAGGAGATGTTGACGACGCGCCCGCGGCTCCGGCGCAGCTGCGGCAGGAAAGCCTGGGTGACGGCGACCGGACCGACGACATTGGTGTCCAGCTGCTGTCGCAGCTGATCGGGCGGCACACACTCCAGGGGTGCCGACAGGCACGTACCGGCGTTGTTCACCAGCGCCCACACGCCCTGCTCGCCCACGGACTCGGCAACCTCCGCGGCAGCCGCCCGGAGGGACTCCTCACCGGTCACGTCCATGAGGACCGGCCGCAGACGCGCGGAGGACGCCTCGGCACGCAACCGCGCGCCGTCCTCGGTCCTGCGCACTCCGGCGAAGACGCGGAAGCCGCGCCGTTCCAGGTGGAGCGCGCAATCCTTGCCGAGTCCGGAGGAGGCGCCGGTGATGACGACGGCGCGTCCGGCCGGAGACAGGGGCTTGGGCTGCCAGTTGAGCACTTCGTTCTCTTTCAGTGGTGGGGTATACGGCCTGGACGACCGGTCAGGCGGAGGCGTCGGACACGTGGGTCGCGTCGGACTCGGGTGACACCGCGGACAGCAGGGTGCGTACGGACATATCGGCGATCTGGTGGGCGCGCGGTGCCGGAACGATTCCCTCGATGTAGCTGAAGTTCCAGGCGAGTTGGCCGTGACTGGTGATGGCGGTTGCCACGACGGCACCCGTCACCGAGATACCCGCGACGACCTGGGTACCGGAGACGCGCCAAGGGCCCACCCGGTCGGGGACGGCATAGCGGCCGAGGTTGGAGAGGCACAGGTTGAGCGGGCCCTGTTCGTCCATGTACCGCATGAAGGTGTCGTCATCGGCCGCTGTCCTGGGCCCTGCCCGGTCCAGCAGGTTGACCAGGGCCAGGTGTTCCTCGCGCTGCCGGCGGTCCGCCAGGTCGCGGCTGATGGCGCCGGCCATGGGCCACAGCGGCATGCCGGGCCGGTGGAGGACGCGGGAGGGGAGGGTGGCCGCGTAGGTGCCGGCCTCGCCGTAGGAGACGGCGGGGTCCAGTTCGGCGCGGAAGTCGAGCGGGGAACCGATCGAGAAGTGGGCGGGTTCCTGCGTCCCCGCCTCCAGGGCGACGGCGGTCACCATGGCGGCGGCCAGGGCTCCGTGCACCGTGACCTCGTGCCGTTTGCAGGCGCCCACGAGCAGCTCCAGTTGCCCGGCGGTGAGGGACCTGTGCACCAGCCGGGTGCGCCGCCGGTCGAAGGGGACCGGCCGGCTCGGGACGATACGCCGTGGCCGCAGTCGACGGGCTTCCTCCTCATCACGCTCCATCAGGGCCGTGAGAGCGGCGGCGCCGGCCTCCCCCCGGTGGTGGTGCGGAAGCAGGTCTTCCGCGGCAGGCAGCGCCCGGTGTGACGTAGCCGGCGGCTGCTCGCCGGTGCTCAGCCGCGCGGCGATGTCGACCCACTCCCCGAGCAGGGACAGGCCCGTCATGCCGTCGGCTATGCAGTGCGCCGCCGTGAAGAGCAGGTCGTGCACGTCCTCCCCGTGCTCCGCACCCTCCCGGGTGATCACGGCGGCCCGGACCAGGGGCCCGGTGCGCCAGTCGATGCCCTCGGCGAGCTCGTGCTCGTCGATCTCGCGTTGCCAGCGCGCGTCGGCCTCGGCCTCTCCGGCCGGCACCTGGACGTGCCGCAGCGGGATCGGCCGCCCGCCCACCGGACGGAACGCGGGGGCCGCTCCCTCCTCGTCAGCGCTGATCGCGACGCGCAGCAGCGGGTGCCGGGACTGGAGGATGTCCAGGGCGCGACGCAACAGGGGCAACTCCAGGGGCCCGTGGACCCGGGTCCGGTTGACACCGTGGAGCGGTGAGGTCCGGTCCGCGGTCCAGTACCAGCGCTCCAGAGGGCTCAGCTTCCGCCGGACGCGTGGTTCGGGGTCCGGGATGGCGGGGAAAGTGAGCGATTCCTCCTGCTGGCGGACCAGTTCCTGCCGGGGCGTCAGCCGGAAGTAGTCGTCCCTGACCTGCCGGTGTTCGGGGGTGTCGGCCTGTTCGAGGTCGCTCATCGACCGGGACGCGGCGACCATGGCCCGGGTGCGGTCGCGGCGGCGGTCCTCGTACGTCCGCAGCGCGAGCGGCAGGTCGTCGCGCGCCCCGGGCTCGGCCAGGGTGTGGGCCAGGACCACGGCGTCTTCGATCGCCATGCCCGAGCCCTGGCCGAGGGTGGTCAGCATGGGGTGCGCGGCGTCGCCGAGCAGGGTGACCGGACCGTCGCCCCAGCGTTCCAGGAAGGTGCGGTCGCGGGAGGGCACGGCGAGGATGTCCCCGGGTGGGGTGGCTTCGATCACGGCCGT contains these protein-coding regions:
- a CDS encoding NPCBM/NEW2 domain-containing protein, giving the protein MQEHSDTLGGARPSDTELVQRIRAAARTGGRAAAGPHGAQAPDGTTGAAEEALHEFHRRHYAAVLAQARDCCRSSQAAADLTKQAIDAVLRSPGPAAGSDADWRKTLLTAVRDTAAAWHRTSRDTELRDDFPSWLAARMEGERPPPADGQRASPGGAFAPAGPPVPPPSAAPPRTKGSRLSPARLAVLASAVAVAVLAGVAISAGSRVSSAHHDTSADSPEQSDFPSAPPPDRSPSADPKGSATASRSAPGSPDPTHSKASKRPKPRHPSSKPSRSSRPGGKTKPPAGQTTALTTRMWTSSSSTFSPARQNTSIDGHPLTIHGTGYPQGLGAHANSEVTYHLGGECTSLSVDVGLDDEVAANGSVVFQIYRDSTLVADSGLMTVGQPAKRLTADLTGGNDLRLVVTDGGNGNDSDHADWGGPAITCR
- the treZ gene encoding malto-oligosyltrehalose trehalohydrolase, with the protein product MLFEVWAPEAGRVALQWAGDRAGEPPVPMERDPGRAGWWRAEAPARDGDRYAFRLDGGPPLPDPRAARLPEGPGGPAAVVVHDRFGWRHPWPGRPLPGAVLYELHIGTYTPEGTFDAAAARLRHLADLGITHISLMPVCPFPGTHGWGYDGVAPWAVHEPYGGPEGLKRFVDAAHGHGLGVVLDVVHNHLGPSGNHLPAFGPYFTDTHHTPWGAAVNLDAPGSDEVRAYFLASALSWLRDYRLDGLRLDAVHALHDDRSPHFLAALSAAVDALAGRLRRPLFLVAESDLNDPRTTAPRAGGGHGLHAQWNDDFHHALHTALTGESQGYYGDFARAPLAALAKTLTGGFFHDGTHSTFRGRRHGAPLDLRVTPAYRLLAYAQTHDQIGNRALGDRLAAGLSPGLLACAATLVLCAPFTPMLFMGEEWGATTPWQYFTDHQDPELAEAVREGRRREFTAHEWAGAAGDWPDPQDPATRDRCVLDWTEPAREPHTALLAWHRTLLALRHELPPLTDPDPRHTAVRYDEAARWLLLRRGPLRVAVNLSRDTTADIPVGDDDGGGGADSGAGRGAGRGAGLQALAGWPGARLPGADGVLRLPPESAVVLGP
- a CDS encoding 4'-phosphopantetheinyl transferase family protein, with amino-acid sequence MIDKLLPAPIRTAEAFEDAPLSEMFPEELAQVANAVPKRQREFGTVRGCARRALAELGFPPAPLLPGPNREPQWPAGVVGAMTHCAGYRAVAVARAAEVRTIGLDAEPNLPVNDPGVVDLVTLPEERTQLRRLAALQPEVCWDRLVFSAKESVYKAWFPLTRRWLDFEEALLTLDPTNATFTAQLLVPGPVVDGRELTEFSGKWLVGSGFVVTAVVEMV
- a CDS encoding PucR family transcriptional regulator, which encodes MPLHLSDLLARPDLRLSAAYDVPPPLLARTIEAATVSDLPAPGKWLQGGELLMTIGLLLPEDPVACRAYVRDVAEGGAACLALGLGQGLPYQEAPEPLTAAAEEAGLPLLTVPDGVPFIAVTKAVFEARAEEQRERLQRAFATQRRLTAAATGDGLRPMLAEWTAATGVGAAVFDPLGRLLAAAERAQRTPPAAARDLIERVAARGLRGSASSTAAGQQLEVQPLGARRLRGLLLLSGRPDDAARSVVPGLVSLLSLELERRHLRDEPERRRRSALLSELLAEEDPAPGRARDMLRSAGLTAERVRGVVVATEADAGAGGADGAGGRTAGAGAGAAEGTADGTADGTDGPAQEMAADLALAMPGGLVRVVDGAPGAVIEAVVGEDLDIRDVLARFAPRCPAGIGPATAPEAVRVSLRQATGLLAVSRSSGEPAEARQSQASRLLLDLGDRRTLQGYADTVLGPLDLADNGEELTATLAAWLETGGAWDATSRRLGVHRHTVRNRLDKAMDLTGRRLDDPDDRFDLWLATRIRRGDASATGAGGRPTPPPGR
- a CDS encoding metallophosphoesterase family protein, with the translated sequence MTYEIRTHTPGAAGAADGSSHGGGRGRLVAVSDLHVRYKENRDIVEGIRPESDDDWLLVAGDVGEFVSDIRWALSLLSSRFAKVVWVPGNHELWTPAQDPVQLRGVARYEHLVDICRELGVLTPEDPYPVWEGDGGPVVIAPLFLLYDYTFRQPGVTSKKAALARAEQAGVVCTDEHFLHPDPYPTREAWCQARVAATEARLAAVPEELPTVLVNHWPVVREPTRPLWYPDFALWCGTESTADWPRRFRAAAVVYGHLHIPRLLTLDGVPHQEVSLGYPREWQRRAAAPGRPVQILPLPATVASGTPGSPA
- the lpdA gene encoding dihydrolipoyl dehydrogenase, encoding MSETDVNTPDVIVIGGGTGGYSTALRAASLGLRVVLAERDLIGGTCLHRGCIPSKAMLHAAELVDGIAEARERWGVKATVDSLDWPALVATRDTIVARNHQGVAGHLRTAGVRVVQGTARLTGPRTVHIEGAGEVTARRGIVLATGSRPRLLPGLSADGRRVVTSDDALFAAGLPASVLVLGGGAIGVEYASFHRSMGAEVTLVEAAGRLLPLEDEDVGRHLARGLKKRGIAVRTGSALTGTELLPDGIRATVRTPKGEELVIEAERLLVAVGRVPVTDGLDLAAAGLAADERGFVAPADWSRLETAVQGIHVVGDLLPPPSLGLAHASFAEGLLVAETLAGLPSRAVDYAAVPRVTYSSPQTASVGLTEAEARARGLDITVNTMPLAATAKGMVHGQGGMVKVIAAADGADGEATGAVLGVHLVGPHVSEMIAESQLIVGWDAEPADVARHIHAHPTLSEAVGETFLTLAGRGLHQH
- a CDS encoding DUF1707 and FHA domain-containing protein, with product MTSLQFPARPARPSDADRERALDLLRDGAAQGRLSQDTFLRRLELVLTAQQQSELDLVTADLASRGKVQGAVLRVVGRVSAFHLRVRRAWRTERLPKLLLPEPGPLPLLIGRAPGAGLRLSHETVSRAHAELRSADKGWLLRDLGSTNGTCVNGRRVVGEVPVGPGDHITFGQVDYVLTE
- a CDS encoding SDR family oxidoreductase, yielding MLNWQPKPLSPAGRAVVITGASSGLGKDCALHLERRGFRVFAGVRRTEDGARLRAEASSARLRPVLMDVTGEESLRAAAAEVAESVGEQGVWALVNNAGTCLSAPLECVPPDQLRQQLDTNVVGPVAVTQAFLPQLRRSRGRVVNISSGMGSVAMPYLGAYATGQFAKEGMSDAFRRELRPFGVSVSVVKPGAIATPIWDKVREAGEEILNKGPEDIAGRYRAPFEQFLRMNEQRAQSSSTRPEDFARTVFRALTAPRPRTRYCVGPDAWAAATLSRLLPDSVLDRGLSAVTRADRGRSGS